A portion of the Leifsonia sp. EB41 genome contains these proteins:
- a CDS encoding RNA polymerase sigma factor, with product MTAASRIERAYREDAARILGAVARTTGDLLLAEDAVQEAFARAVAEAARGREPRNPAAWITTVARRVALDALRRERSARRVAPMLAAEAERAESAAAADAEERGDDAVFIGDERLDLILLVAHPDLAPETRVALALRHVCGVPTARIADAFLVSETTMAARLTRAKKRVHDSGLRFALDDAAAVAERMPDALTTIYLLYTVGHATADDRLRADAIALARDAHRVSGDAESAGLLGLLLLTEARQATRLTADDEFATLREADRLRWDVAMMVEGERLATVALDGMGDGDGRYALQAGIAGLHAIAPAWEDTDWPAIVRLYDGLVRVWPSTSARLGRLVALGHSPDAGPQVALAALDAEPDLFVGPLASRAHAARAELLRLAGDRAGSDVELRRAIGTTDDDRTRRSLLRLLAAGGA from the coding sequence GTGACCGCGGCCTCCCGGATCGAGCGCGCTTACCGCGAGGACGCCGCCCGCATCCTCGGCGCGGTCGCGCGCACGACGGGCGACCTCCTGCTCGCCGAGGACGCGGTGCAGGAGGCGTTCGCGCGCGCCGTCGCCGAGGCGGCGCGCGGCCGCGAGCCGCGGAACCCCGCGGCCTGGATCACGACGGTCGCGCGCCGGGTCGCGCTCGACGCCTTGCGGCGCGAGCGGTCCGCCCGGCGGGTCGCGCCGATGCTGGCGGCGGAGGCCGAACGTGCAGAGAGCGCCGCGGCCGCCGACGCCGAGGAGAGGGGGGACGACGCGGTGTTCATCGGCGATGAGCGACTGGACCTCATCCTGCTCGTCGCGCATCCCGACCTCGCGCCGGAGACGCGCGTCGCGCTGGCGCTGCGGCACGTCTGCGGCGTGCCGACCGCGCGGATCGCGGACGCCTTCCTGGTCTCCGAGACCACGATGGCCGCCCGGCTCACCCGCGCCAAGAAGCGCGTCCACGACTCCGGCCTCCGGTTCGCCCTCGACGACGCGGCGGCGGTCGCGGAGCGGATGCCGGACGCGCTGACCACGATCTACCTGCTCTACACGGTCGGGCACGCGACCGCGGACGACCGGCTGCGCGCCGACGCGATCGCCCTCGCCCGCGACGCGCACAGGGTATCGGGTGACGCGGAGAGCGCCGGGCTGCTCGGCCTGCTGCTGCTCACCGAGGCGCGCCAGGCCACCCGGCTCACCGCGGACGACGAGTTCGCGACGCTGCGGGAGGCCGACCGGTTGCGCTGGGACGTGGCGATGATGGTGGAGGGGGAGCGGTTGGCGACCGTCGCGCTCGATGGCATGGGCGACGGCGACGGGCGGTACGCCCTCCAGGCGGGCATCGCCGGGCTGCACGCCATCGCGCCGGCCTGGGAGGACACCGACTGGCCCGCGATCGTCCGGCTCTACGACGGGCTGGTGCGGGTCTGGCCGAGCACGTCGGCGCGACTCGGCCGGCTGGTCGCGCTCGGGCACAGCCCGGACGCCGGTCCGCAGGTCGCCCTCGCCGCCCTCGACGCCGAGCCCGACCTGTTCGTCGGGCCGCTGGCCTCCCGGGCGCACGCGGCCCGCGCCGAACTGCTGCGGCTCGCGGGCGATCGTGCCGGTTCCGACGTCGAGCTGCGGCGGGCGATCGGGACGACCGACGACGACCGGACCCGACGGTCGCTGCTGCGGCTGCTCGCTGCTGGCGGCGCCTGA
- a CDS encoding YciI family protein — protein sequence MSDEYVLLIREPNWDPEAMTAEEWQAGMAGHKAFQDAVVAAGERIVATGALQPVTKAAKITPREGGAPLITDGPFSETREVVTGFYSYTASTPEQARELAAMVPTGGWVELYPVLVLDTVR from the coding sequence ATGTCCGACGAGTACGTTCTGCTCATCCGCGAGCCGAACTGGGACCCCGAGGCGATGACGGCGGAGGAGTGGCAGGCCGGGATGGCCGGCCACAAGGCATTCCAGGACGCCGTGGTCGCGGCCGGTGAGCGGATCGTCGCCACCGGCGCCCTGCAGCCTGTCACCAAGGCGGCGAAGATCACGCCGCGGGAGGGCGGCGCTCCGCTGATCACCGACGGGCCGTTCAGCGAGACCAGGGAGGTCGTCACCGGCTTCTACAGCTACACCGCGTCGACGCCGGAGCAGGCCAGGGAGCTGGCCGCGATGGTGCCGACCGGCGGCTGGGTGGAGCTGTACCCGGTGCTGGTGCTCGACACGGTGCGCTGA
- a CDS encoding TetR/AcrR family transcriptional regulator: protein MSSPASPASTSPAPPSRSARDRILDAFEDLLAEQSERAATLEAVAARAGVSKGGLLYHFASKDALVDGVLERFAADLAADIEHMRAAPDGPVAYFLRTSIPSDNRLERVIVAIARLAQASDARASDALADAQRQWLSELEAVVGDRMVARTIMLIGDGMYYNTALLPAANTVLRDETDVQELIGLVERLSARD from the coding sequence ATGTCCTCCCCCGCCTCACCGGCGTCCACCTCACCCGCTCCCCCCTCCCGGTCCGCTCGTGACCGCATCCTCGACGCCTTCGAGGACCTGCTCGCCGAGCAGAGCGAGCGCGCGGCGACGCTGGAGGCCGTGGCCGCGCGGGCCGGCGTCTCCAAGGGCGGCCTGCTCTACCACTTCGCGTCGAAGGACGCTCTGGTCGACGGTGTCCTGGAGCGTTTCGCGGCCGACCTCGCCGCGGACATCGAGCACATGCGCGCCGCGCCGGACGGGCCGGTCGCCTACTTCCTGCGGACGTCCATCCCCTCCGACAACCGCCTGGAGCGAGTTATCGTCGCCATCGCCCGCCTGGCCCAGGCCTCCGACGCCCGCGCCAGCGACGCCCTCGCCGACGCGCAGCGGCAGTGGCTCAGCGAGCTGGAGGCCGTCGTCGGCGACCGGATGGTGGCGCGCACCATCATGCTGATCGGCGACGGGATGTACTACAACACCGCACTGCTGCCGGCGGCGAACACCGTGCTCCGCGACGAGACCGACGTCCAGGAGCTGATCGGGCTGGTCGAGCGGCTGAGCGCGCGGGACTGA
- a CDS encoding MFS transporter, translating into MTRSDRTPAAAEPTAQPPAPTPGRAGARAWVALVVLMLPVLLVSVDNTVLGFALPAITEALRPSSTQMLWIVDVYPLVLAGLLVAMGSLGDRIGRRKVLLIGATGFAAVSAAAAFAPTAELLIGARALLGVFGAMLMPSTLSLLRSVFQDREQRRVAIAIWAAGFAAGAALGPIVGGLLIENFWWGSVFLLAVPVLIPLLVLTPLLVRESRDPAPGPVDVVSILLSLVTMAPIVYGIKEFAVHGLALVPVLAVLVGVSAGALFVRRQLRRPVPMLDMRLFRRAAFSGAVLINLLSVIALVGFLFFVSQHLQLVLGMPPMRAGMVLLPGLATMIVSGLLVVPVARRLRPGFVIAGGLCVSATGYIVVAVSGGGASWGVLLAAFVLLGLGIGAAETVSNELIVSTAPADKAGAASAVSETAYELGAVLGTALLGSIIVSSYRAAIVLPAGLSPTDATAAADTLGGAVTVAGGLPSGAAAELLASARHAFDSGIALTASIGAGLMITAAVLALLTLRRVRS; encoded by the coding sequence ATGACCCGCTCCGACCGCACCCCGGCCGCCGCCGAGCCGACGGCGCAGCCCCCTGCGCCCACGCCCGGCCGTGCCGGCGCGCGCGCCTGGGTGGCCCTGGTCGTCCTCATGCTCCCCGTCCTCCTCGTGTCCGTCGACAACACCGTGCTCGGCTTCGCGCTCCCGGCCATCACCGAGGCGCTGCGACCGTCCTCGACCCAGATGCTCTGGATCGTGGACGTCTACCCGCTCGTGCTCGCCGGCCTGCTCGTCGCGATGGGCAGCCTCGGCGACCGCATCGGCCGCCGCAAGGTGCTTCTGATCGGCGCGACCGGCTTCGCCGCCGTCTCCGCCGCGGCCGCGTTCGCCCCGACCGCCGAGCTGCTGATCGGCGCGCGGGCCTTGCTCGGCGTGTTCGGCGCGATGCTGATGCCCTCCACGCTGTCCCTGCTGCGCAGCGTCTTCCAGGACCGCGAGCAGCGCCGCGTCGCCATCGCGATCTGGGCGGCGGGATTCGCTGCAGGCGCAGCGCTCGGACCGATCGTCGGCGGCCTGCTGATCGAGAACTTCTGGTGGGGCTCGGTCTTCCTGCTCGCGGTGCCCGTGCTGATCCCGCTGCTGGTGCTCACGCCGCTGCTCGTGCGCGAGTCGCGTGATCCAGCGCCGGGTCCGGTGGACGTCGTGTCCATCCTGCTGTCGCTCGTGACGATGGCGCCGATCGTGTACGGCATCAAGGAGTTCGCGGTGCACGGGCTCGCGCTGGTGCCGGTGCTGGCGGTGCTCGTCGGGGTGAGCGCCGGGGCGCTGTTCGTGCGGCGTCAGCTCCGGAGGCCGGTGCCGATGCTCGACATGCGCCTGTTCCGGCGGGCGGCGTTCAGCGGCGCCGTGCTGATCAACCTGCTCAGCGTGATCGCGCTGGTCGGCTTCCTGTTCTTCGTGTCGCAGCACCTCCAGCTCGTGCTCGGGATGCCGCCGATGCGGGCCGGGATGGTGCTGCTGCCGGGGCTCGCGACCATGATCGTGTCGGGCCTCCTCGTGGTGCCCGTCGCCCGGCGGCTGCGGCCCGGGTTCGTGATCGCGGGCGGGCTGTGCGTCTCGGCGACCGGGTACATCGTGGTCGCCGTGAGCGGGGGAGGCGCGTCGTGGGGCGTCCTGCTCGCCGCGTTCGTGCTGCTGGGGCTCGGGATCGGCGCGGCCGAGACGGTGTCCAATGAGCTCATCGTCTCGACGGCGCCCGCGGACAAGGCAGGCGCGGCGTCCGCGGTGTCCGAGACCGCGTACGAGCTGGGCGCGGTGCTCGGCACGGCGTTGCTCGGAAGCATCATCGTCTCGTCGTACCGGGCCGCGATCGTGCTGCCCGCGGGGCTCAGCCCGACCGACGCGACCGCCGCCGCCGACACGCTGGGCGGCGCGGTGACGGTCGCCGGCGGCCTCCCGAGCGGGGCGGCGGCCGAACTGCTTGCTTCCGCGCGCCACGCGTTCGACAGCGGCATCGCGCTCACCGCCTCCATCGGCGCGGGGCTGATGATCACCGCCGCTGTGCTCGCCCTCCTCACCCTGCGCCGCGTCCGCTCCTGA